The Streptomyces nigra genome includes the window CCTCGCCCAGGCCGTGCTTCCTGCGCATGGCCTCGACCAGATCGAGCGTCCAGGTGCGCAGCGCCTCCAGCGGCGGCAGCTCACCGAGCAGGTCGGGCACGGTGCCGGTGATGCGGGTGACCTCGTCCTGGTAGACGGCCAACACCAGCGCCTCGCGGGTGGGGAAGTTGCGGTACAGCGTGCCCGGGCCGACACCGGCGCGCTGGGCGATCTGGTTCATCGACGTGGCGCCGTCCTCGCCCAGCGCCTCGCGGGCGGCAGCGAGGATGCGCGCCCTGTTCTCACGGGCGTCCGAACGGACCACGAGACCTCCCCTTGCTAAGTGGAGAGCTCTCCACTACGTTATTCGGAGAGCTCTCCACTTACTTTAGAGGGGCACCATGCGCTACATCAAGCTCGGCACCACCGGCCTCGACGTGTCACCCATCGCCATCGGCGCCATGACCTACGGCGAACCCGACCGCGGGCACCCCGTCTGGTCGAAGGGCGAGGAGGAGGCCCGCCCGCTCATCAGGCACGCCCTCGAGGTGGGCATCAACTTCTTCGACACCGCGAACCTGTACTCCTACGGCTCCAGCGAGGAGATCCTCGGCCGGGTGCTGAAGGAATACGCCGACCGTGACGCCGTGGTCATCGCCACGAAACTGCGCCACCCGATGCGCCCGGGCCCGAACGGACGAGGACTGTCGCGCAAGGCGATCATGACCGAGGTCGACCATTCCCTGCGGCGCCTCGGCACGGACTACATCGACCTGTACCAGATCCACCGCAACGACCACTCCACCCCCTGGGAGGAGACCCTTCAGGTTCTCAGTGACCTGGTGCAGGCCGGCAAGGTCCGCTACCTGGGCGCCTCCTCCATGCACGCCTGGGAGTTCGCCAAGGCCCTCCACCTGCAGAAGCAGCACGGCTGGGCGCGCTTCGTGTCGATGCAGGACCACTACAACCTCCTCGCCCGCGAAGAGGAGAGGGAGATGCTCCCGCTGTGCCTGGACGAAGGCGTCGGCACCCTGGTCTGGTCCCCCCTGGCTCGCGGCCGCCTGGCCCGCGCCTGGGACGACGCCCGCTCCACCCAGCGCTCGGAAACCGACGCGGCCTACGCCGATCTTCTCTACTCGCCCGCGCAGGAAGCCTCCAACCAGGCGATCATCGACGCGGTCGGTCAGGTGGCGGAAGCACACGGCGTGAGCCGTGCCCAGATCGCGCTCGCCTGGCTGCGCCGTCAGCCGGTCGTGACCGCACCGCTGGTCGGCGCCGGCTCCATCAGCCAGATCGACCAGGCTGTGGCCTCCCTCGACGTCGACCTCACCGACGCCGAGGTGCGCGATCTGGAGGCCCCTTACACCCCGCGCTACGACTGGCAGGGCGTCTCCGACGAAGCGGAGCTGGAGGCCATCCGCCGGCGCGTCCCCGGAATGGCCCTGTCATGAACCCGATCGTCCGCTCCGGCCCGGCCGCCCGCGCCGGAGGCCTCCTGATCCTGCTCGACACCGGCCACACCGTCCGCATCACCGTCCGCGACCTACAGCGCGAACCGGCCTTGCGCTCCTGACCGCACGAGTCACCGCCTTCGGCGACGACCGGCTCACCGTCGTACGCGCCGACCTCCAGCACTCGACGGCTGGGACGCCGCCGTAGCCGACTTTGAGCACGTCCTCCACGTCGCTTCACCCACCCTGCGTGGCGTGTCCTCGGGCGGGATCACCGTACGTCCGCCGGCGTCGACGGCGCGGTGATACGAGCTATCGGGAGGGCGTGGAGCGGATCCTCGCCGACTGCCCCGTCGCCCCCCTTCTGAAGTCCGGCTCGTGCCGCGATACCGAACCGGCTCCGGTACTCCGACGGCGTCACGGCCCGCGGCGCGCTGGAAGCGCCGACGGAAGTTCGCCACGTCCAGGTGGCCGACCCTCCTTGAGAACTGGGCGACGGCTGGTCGGTGGTTGGCCGCCGAGTGCGGTGGGGCAGCGGTGGTGGTTGCAGGTGTGGAGGAAGCCTGCCAGGGCGGTGGTGCGGCCTGGATCGCTCAGGTCCTGGCCGGCTGCGAGTCGAACACACGACGCGTCGCGCGTGTCGTTCATGACCTTCTCGAAGCGCTTACTGCTGAACCGGTTCCCGGTGGGGGTCTGTGTCCGTGGGGGTTCTGTGTCCGTTCTCGTCGACGTCCAGGGTGATCTCGCCCCACCGCAGGGGATGTCGTCGGCGTGACCGGCGGATCTCCTCCTCCGAAGAACCTGGTTGGCCGCAGCCCGTGCCTGCCGACCTCGAACTCGGCTCTGTGTGGCTTCAAGACCAGAAGGGTCGTGGGGGGCGCACGCCCGCCCCCCACGACCGGTCGGCCGTACTTGCTGCGATCTGAGTGATCGTCACCTACAGCACGCTCACGGCGTGATGGTGACCGCGTCGAACTGGTTGATCGCTGACTGGCTCACGTCATGGGACGTGGAGAAGATGCCGGCCTCCTGCTTGGCCGCGGCCGAGGGCAATGCCACGGGCTGCCCGATCGCGACGAAGTTGGTGCCATCGTAGGAGTACGAGGCGCCGAACGAGGTCCCGGACCGGGTGAGTTTCACCCAGACGGGGCGGAAGACGTCGACGGCCGCTCGGGCGTCGGCGTCCAGATATCCGTCGCCGTCGGTGTCCCACTGGAACACGACGCCGTTGCGAGCGGTCACCGCGACGACGGCATACCCGGCGGACCGTCCCGCCTGGGTCATGTCGTTGCGGACCACGACACCCGACTTGGCCCAGGGGTTGGCGTCGTTGACCGACACGACGCGGGTGGAGACGCTTGAGCCGGAGGCCAAGGCACCGGCCCGGTAGACCGAACCGAACTGGTCGTCACGCTGACCGCCCGCACCCCATACGTCGGCGCCGGCCGCCGCGATCCCGAATCCGTCCCCTCTCTGCCCGAAGTAGGAGCTGACAGCCGAACCACCGGCGGTGGCGAAGCCGGCTGCCACGGGTGCGTCGGCCTCGCATCCGCTGACGCCGAACTGGTTGGCGTTGAGCGATGTCCGGTACCGCGGCGCGACCCCCGCCTGGCAGATGACCTCGCGTGCGCCTGCGGGCCAGTTGGCCCCGGAGACCTTGACGTTGTTGATCAGCTTGTTGTTGTGCGCCTCGGCGTTCGGCGTCGAGGCTCCACCGGAGTTGTACCAGTTGTTCTGGATGACGTTGTCGCTGGTGTTGTTGCGGAGGCTGTATGCGTTGGTGAAGAGGAAGGATCCGCCCTGGACCACGTTGTTCTCATACGTCATCGAGCGCGAGCCCTCGTCGAGGTAGAGGCCGACTCCCGAGATGTTGAACAGGTAGTTCTCGGCGACCACGGTTCCCGGGCTGGCGGAGAGATTGTAGATCGATCCGCCGTCGGCGAAACGGGCCTTCGTGTTGTGCACGAGGTTGCCCTCGACACGGTTGTTCTTGAGCGTGGTCGGTGTCGTGTAGAGCGTGTTCCACTTGTAGTAGCCGCGGTCGACGTAGTCGTTCGACCCTCCGGCGTCGTTGATGCCCCACCCGTAGCCGGTGTCGATGCCGTCGTAGGGGACGTTGGAGACCTCGTTGTGCAGGATGCGGGCGTCCGTGACGTAGGTGCTGAGGATGCCGCTGTTGTCCTTGTAGTCCACCGCAACGCGGTTGATCGTGTTGTCGGAGATCAGGATGTCCCGGTTGGTCATTCTCGGATCGCCGGGGTGGTGCGCGTCGGGCAGTACGCCGCCGACCGCTATGCCGTGACCACTGTTCTCCGTGAACCGGTTGCCGACGACGTCGATGTCGCTCGCGCCCAGTCCGACACCGGTGCGTGTGGCGTTGGCGTCGTTCCCGATGCCCAGCGCGGACTGGCCCAGGTTGGTGAACGTGTTGCCGGTGAACGAGATGCGGCTGGCGGCGGATACCTGCACGGCGGCGGGCTCCTGGTACCAGCTGGTGCGCGCTCGTTCGAACATCTCGCAGCCGCGCGAGCAGCTGGTGAAGGCGTCGGCGGGGCGGTACTTGTAGGCGCCCTTGATGAACAGGCCGTTCTGCTGGACCGCGTAGCCGTCGGTCGAGGGGCCGAGCCAGGAGGTCCCGGAGAACTGGATGCCGTCGAAGGCAAGACCGGTCACCGGCCTGTCGTACGTCCCGCCGATGCTGATCAGTGTCTCCAGGCGGGGAAGCTCGATGTCGAGCCGGTTGGGGTCGACTCCGTCCGCCGGCTTGTAGTAGAGCTTCCCGGCACCCGGATCCACGTACCACTGGCCGGCCTGGGTGAGGAACTTCAGCGAGTTGTCGAGGTACCAGCTCGGTCCGGCCAGGAACGAGTTCTGGACGGTGTCCCAGCCCCAGGTGTTGTTGTCCCACGCCGGCTGGGCCATCGTGATCTCGGTGCCGCTGATGCTCTGAACCGGCGAGTAGCGGTTCGTGAAGTCGCCGAGGGACTCGAACTCGATGCGCCCTTGGTCGGGGAGGGTGGCGAGGTAGTTCAGCGCCGGGTTCTTGATGGTGAGTCCGGTCGCGGTGGGAGTGACGTCCGTGTTGGCGAGGCGGATGGCGGCGCGAGGTGCGATCACGCCGTTCACGTAGAGCTGGCGGGTGTCGAGTCCGCGGGGGGTCTCCGCCTCCCAGATGCCGGGGCCCGCATCGGACTTGATCCAGCCGGTGACCTTCTTGGCGCCGGTGATGACGGGGTGGGCGTCCGGGGCGGCGGTCCAGTGGACGGTGTGGTCGCCGCCGCCGTCGCCGGGTCCGAACCGGAGGGGCTTGGAAAGGCGATAGGTGCCGTCGGCGAGCTGAACGCTCACGTCACCCCGCTTCGCCGCGGGGCGGGCGACGTGCTGGGCGCGCTCGAGTGAGCATGGCTGCGCCGGACTGCAGTGTCCGGAGTCCTTCCCGTTCGGCGCCGCGAAGTACACCGTCCGGGGCGCGGCCTGTGCCTGGAGGGGAATGAGCGCTGATGCGATGACGGCGCAGGTGCCGAGCGTCGCGAGGAGTCCCGCCCTGCGCCTCCATCGAGCGCTCACCGAGCGTGTCGAGTCTGACGTCGATGTCATGTTCGATCGCTTCCTGTGACTGGGGCCTTGAGGCCCGTCACAGGGGTAGCATACGTATGATGTTTGCGACAAGATTCGTACGATGTTTGCTTGAGGCCCCCGAGCTCTAGCTCATGCGAGCCGGGTCTGGAACGAGTCCCGTGACGTGCAGTTCCTCCCACAGGGCCTCCGGGATCACCGCCCGATACCGCGCGACATTGCTGCGCACGTGCTCGGCGGTGCGCATTCCCGTCACCACCGAGGTGACCGCGGGATGGCGCAGGGGGTACTGGATGGCGGCGGCGGGAAGCTCGACGCCGTGCCGCTCGCAGACGGCGGCGATGCGGGCGGCGCGTTCGACGACGGACCGCGGAGCGGCCCCGTAGTCGTAGGACGCCGAGGCGTCCACGGTCGCGGTGCTCAACAGGCCGGAGTTGTAGACCGCCGCGGCGACGACGCCGACGCCGCGCTCCTGGGCGGCGGACAGCAGGCACTCCAGGGCCGATTGGTCGAGAAGGGTGAACCGCCCGGCGACCATGACCACATCGACGTCGGTCCGCCTCACGAACTCGGTCAGCATGGCCGCCTGGTTCATGCCGGCGCCGATGGCGCCGACGACGCCCTGGTCCCGGAGTTCGGTCAGCGCGGTGATCCCGCTCGATGAGGCCTGCTCCCAGTGGTCGTCCGGATCGTGCAGGTAGGCGATGTCGAGCCGGTCGGTCCCGAGCCGTGCCAGCGACTCCTCCACGGAACGAAGGATCCCGTCACGGCTGAAGTCCCAGACCCGTCTCATCGCCGCCGGAACGACGAACCCGTCGTCATCGAGGCGGTCGGCCGTGTCCGGGCTGTCGACGAGCAGACGCCCGACCTTCGAGGAGACGACCACACCTGGTCGAGGGGCTGCGCGCAGGGCGGCCCCGAGACGTCGTTCGGACAGCCCCAGGCCGTAGTGCGGCGCTGTGTCGAGGTAGCGGATCCCTTCCTCGGTCGCGGTTCTGACGGCACGACACGAGTCGGCGTCGGTCGTCTCGGTGAACAGATTGCCGAACTGGGCTGCTCCCAGGCCCAGTTCGGTGAGCCGGTGCCCGGTGCGCAGACTCCGGACGGGCAGCGTCTTTT containing:
- a CDS encoding TetR/AcrR family transcriptional regulator — protein: MVRSDARENRARILAAAREALGEDGATSMNQIAQRAGVGPGTLYRNFPTREALVLAVYQDEVTRITGTVPDLLGELPPLEALRTWTLDLVEAMRRKHGLGEALSPSAHQAMSEQSYGPVVTAITELLDAGKKDGSIRADAEPGDFLQLTGALWRAAAVPEDRAPRMLALILDGLRAQPQR
- a CDS encoding aldo/keto reductase — encoded protein: MRYIKLGTTGLDVSPIAIGAMTYGEPDRGHPVWSKGEEEARPLIRHALEVGINFFDTANLYSYGSSEEILGRVLKEYADRDAVVIATKLRHPMRPGPNGRGLSRKAIMTEVDHSLRRLGTDYIDLYQIHRNDHSTPWEETLQVLSDLVQAGKVRYLGASSMHAWEFAKALHLQKQHGWARFVSMQDHYNLLAREEEREMLPLCLDEGVGTLVWSPLARGRLARAWDDARSTQRSETDAAYADLLYSPAQEASNQAIIDAVGQVAEAHGVSRAQIALAWLRRQPVVTAPLVGAGSISQIDQAVASLDVDLTDAEVRDLEAPYTPRYDWQGVSDEAELEAIRRRVPGMALS
- a CDS encoding right-handed parallel beta-helix repeat-containing protein, with the translated sequence MSVQLADGTYRLSKPLRFGPGDGGGDHTVHWTAAPDAHPVITGAKKVTGWIKSDAGPGIWEAETPRGLDTRQLYVNGVIAPRAAIRLANTDVTPTATGLTIKNPALNYLATLPDQGRIEFESLGDFTNRYSPVQSISGTEITMAQPAWDNNTWGWDTVQNSFLAGPSWYLDNSLKFLTQAGQWYVDPGAGKLYYKPADGVDPNRLDIELPRLETLISIGGTYDRPVTGLAFDGIQFSGTSWLGPSTDGYAVQQNGLFIKGAYKYRPADAFTSCSRGCEMFERARTSWYQEPAAVQVSAASRISFTGNTFTNLGQSALGIGNDANATRTGVGLGASDIDVVGNRFTENSGHGIAVGGVLPDAHHPGDPRMTNRDILISDNTINRVAVDYKDNSGILSTYVTDARILHNEVSNVPYDGIDTGYGWGINDAGGSNDYVDRGYYKWNTLYTTPTTLKNNRVEGNLVHNTKARFADGGSIYNLSASPGTVVAENYLFNISGVGLYLDEGSRSMTYENNVVQGGSFLFTNAYSLRNNTSDNVIQNNWYNSGGASTPNAEAHNNKLINNVKVSGANWPAGAREVICQAGVAPRYRTSLNANQFGVSGCEADAPVAAGFATAGGSAVSSYFGQRGDGFGIAAAGADVWGAGGQRDDQFGSVYRAGALASGSSVSTRVVSVNDANPWAKSGVVVRNDMTQAGRSAGYAVVAVTARNGVVFQWDTDGDGYLDADARAAVDVFRPVWVKLTRSGTSFGASYSYDGTNFVAIGQPVALPSAAAKQEAGIFSTSHDVSQSAINQFDAVTITP
- a CDS encoding aldo/keto reductase; this encodes MEKTLPVRSLRTGHRLTELGLGAAQFGNLFTETTDADSCRAVRTATEEGIRYLDTAPHYGLGLSERRLGAALRAAPRPGVVVSSKVGRLLVDSPDTADRLDDDGFVVPAAMRRVWDFSRDGILRSVEESLARLGTDRLDIAYLHDPDDHWEQASSSGITALTELRDQGVVGAIGAGMNQAAMLTEFVRRTDVDVVMVAGRFTLLDQSALECLLSAAQERGVGVVAAAVYNSGLLSTATVDASASYDYGAAPRSVVERAARIAAVCERHGVELPAAAIQYPLRHPAVTSVVTGMRTAEHVRSNVARYRAVIPEALWEELHVTGLVPDPARMS